The Arachis ipaensis cultivar K30076 chromosome B07, Araip1.1, whole genome shotgun sequence genomic interval TTCTTTGTCATTCTCTCAGGTGTCTCCTCCGAGTGATGTTCAGAATCAAACTCATACTCAGAATCATTTTCACTTTTTGAAGCTGAGTGCAATATAGCAGTCTTCTTCTTTTGTTGCTTCCTTTTTTCCTTCCCTTTTCCCTTCTTTTCGTCTTTTGATTAGTCTCTCAATTGTGCTCTTCTTAATAGGTCCTAGAAGTttagaatagaaaaaatattagttAGCATGATATATTTAAAACAAATGCACCGAAATTAAAGAAAAGATTTCTGTTGAGTTACTTCATCCTTCACCTCactttttattcttttaactAGCTTCTTCCTAGTCCAATGTTACACCCACGGTGGTCCAGAAATTCTATCCACTGACCTATTTTTGCTTGTGGATTAATGAAAATATACGATCATCAGTGCAAATTTGGCAACCATCAACTACAAATTTGTTTTTCAATTTGTTCTCTCTGATGTCTTTGATGAGGAAGTTGAGCACACGAGCAGCCCAATTCCATTCTTGTATTGTGTCCACATAAAGAATGGGTGGCATGTAAActgaaaaaattttttattgttgtcGACAACAAGAAGCACTTCTAGATGAAGAGGATAAATGTCCTCTTGAATTTTAGCTGATTTTCTAGCCCATCAAAACTCATATCAATCAAAGACTTTGTCAATTGTGACAAACAGTCTTTGAAGTTTTCAATAACTTCCTTCTGCTCGgcattaatttctttatttttaattttgtttgtataGCCCTCCCTTACAACAGCAGCAAAAATATTTCAATAAcacataaataatataaaaaatattgaaatttgatttacGGAATAGATTACAAATGAATTTTTACCAGATGCATTCAAGCTAAGGGCATCTCCTATTTTGTCAAGGATGATCTCGATTACACCATACTATGTGTGGAGTGTGCTATATATCATAAATGGATCTTGTAGAGCATCTCAAATCACAAGCTTtctgtaaataaataaaaattatgttACATAACTATAtttgtacaaaaaaaaaattgagttgtTCTAACATATATATGCTTACATTATATTTTGATCCTTCTTTTTTTGTGGTGCTCCTCTCAACAACTTTcttgattattattttttctgtaaggaataaaaaattaggTTAATAGGTAACAACACACCAAGTGTACCTCAAGTCACATAACATATACTGAAAGAGAAATTAAATATATCACTATTATTTCTTGATTGCATCACACTATGTCAGTTAAAAAGATATGCCACTTAATCAAACATGTACAAAATGACACCATAAGCACtacaacaaaattttatgggcTAGTTACAACAAATTTATGAACAAAATCCCTAAAAAATGGACAAAAACACATGCAAATTATTCAAATATGTACAAAATAACATCAGAAGCActacaataatatttttttgtctagttataacaaaaaaaaaacaacaccAAGTGCACCTCAATTCACATGAAATACACTGAAAGAGAAACTAAATATACCGCTATTATTTATTGATTACATCACACAATATCAATTCAAAAAGACATGCAACTCAATCCAACATGTATAAAATGACACCAGAAACACTACAACAAAATTCTATGGGCTAGTTACaataaattcataaataaatccctaaaaatggacaaaaacatatgcaaatcactcaaacatgcaGAAGCACTTAGTTACAATAAAAAGAGGACAACAACACTAAGTACACCTCAATTCACATGAAATACACTGAAAGACAAACCAAATACAAcgctattatttttttattacatcaCATAATGTCAGTTCAAAAAGATATGCAACTCAatcaaacatgcacaaaatgacGCCAGAAGCACTACAATAAAATTCTATGGGCTAGTTACAATAAATCCATGAACAAAATCTCTCAAAATTGACAAAAACACCATGcaaatcactcaaacatgcacaaaataaCATCGAAAGTACTACAATAACATTCTATTGCCTAGTTACAACAAAAGAGGATAATAACACCAAGTGTACGTCAATTTAGACAAAATACAATGAAAGTTGTTACTGATTACTAGACACGAACTCAATTCAAAATATGCAGACACTCAAACATTTACAAAAATACATTCAAATTCCTCAAACACATGCAAATATAGGTTAAACTATACGAGAAACACTACGTAATATTTTTACACCAACGTAACAAAATTATCACCAACGTAACATTTTTCCTTAAATTTTCGCAAAGATTTTGAGAGATTTTTTAGTGTCATTTGAAGTTTGATCGAGGGAAAATAAGCGTTTTTCATATTAACGTTCATGCTACTGAACAGTTGTGGGAGCGCGTGTTTATACACTCTTTAATCTGGAGTTAGTTTTTGTTAGACTTGAGTCAACTTAGttaaatttaattgtcaaaaaaaatttgtatgtgtagaataattaaaaaaaaatattaggtgACCAAATATGTTTAGCATTCTTCCCCTGATGCACCCGGTCTTTTTCTTCTATGTTGTATTTTTTTAGTGTGTGTTGTCATTCGTATTACCAAATATGTTTATCGAACTATTTTTATTGTACTTGATTAACAAATTTACTTGTTCACGTAGCTTCTTAGAATAGtttagaaatataatttttatgtatttttgaattttttaaataataaaatgtcTTTGGAGTTACAACAAGCTGGATGAGCATGGCGGTGTATGAAGCTGATTTTAGTTGGGGAAGGTTGGTTCACTTTGGTCAAGGTGCTTTGTTTCCCTTTGATAGGGGATTGTTGGCTCTAAGCCCAGACATGGATGGATCTATTCTTGTCTTCATGCATTTTCAGGAAGCTAACATGCAAAATTTCATCAAGTTCTTTTGGGAAGATATTTGATGATGAAACTTAGGTGGAGTTATTTTTgtgtaaaattaataataaaaaattattaaataatttaataaatttaattaaattgtatCAGCTTTACAAGAAGTTACACGAGTTTTTACCTTATATAAGTTAAAacgaaaacaaaacaaaagggaTCGAAAATGCGGCGTTGCAAGCGCGATTTGGGGCGGGAGCGGGAAAACGAAAATGACAGCGCGAAGGTTTTCCCGCTCAACGAAAAACACTGCCCACTCTCAACTCAATCTCAGTGCCCCTTGTATCtataataagttaataacaatAGCTGAATCCCACAACTACCTCCATTTTCCATACCCTCTCTTTTCAATCCCCAATCTCACTTCTCCCGCCAAGGTCCACCGTTACTTTCTCAGGCTTTAGATTTGTGCTTCTACAAGAACCTTCCAACAAATATCATTCTCTCAGTTTCATAGTTCATATCGCCATGCCTGCAATTGCTGATCCTAACACCCACAAGCGCAAGTTAAGATCTTACGCGCCGCCACGCGCCGAATCTCCTTCCCCTTCCCCACCGAAATGGAAGTCGCCCCGCCCATCTGCTATTGCCAGCCCCCATTCTGCTGCAAATGTAAGTCTCTTGTTCTGCAAATTTGGTGCTGTCATATACTTTCAAGCTCGGATTGGTTAATCTTTAGTTGATTGTTTGGCAGGGTAATGAAATTGTTGCTGATGAAAATCAAGGTGTATTGCGGAAACCTGACCTTGTGAAATCCCTTTGGAATCTGAAAGGTGAGGtttgtttcaattttgatttGTCTTTGTAGCGGATTGTTTACTTTATACTTAGCTTAAAGGTAGATTTGTGATAGGACACAATTTTGTGGAAAATATGCTTGGTGTGTTGATCATTCGCGTTGTGTTGTTGAGAAATAGATGGTGAGCAATTGAGAGTGGTGAAGGAGGCATTGCACCTTGCAACTGCACCTTCTGCGGTTGTGTGTCGAGAAGAGGAGCAGGATATGGTTTTGGGGTTCTGCAAATCCTGCATTGAGCATGAGAAGGCTGGGAGCTTGTACATATGCGGGTGCCCCGGAACTGGAAAATCGTTGTCTATGGAGAAAGTGAAAGAGGCTTTACTCAATTGGGCAAAAGAGGTAAGCTACACTTATACTGTGTTTGCTGCAATATTATTGGTTTTAGGATTGTGAATATTTCCTTCTGATGTATGTATTATGTATCTCTTAAACTGATTTTTGGTTGAGATATGTATTCTTCTTGCATAGTTTGCGATAATTCCTTCTTATATTATATTTTGGTGGAAATTCATGGCAGAATTACTATGATTGATGCAGTTAAGAAGTGGTATCCATTGATGCATTGGTAATACGTTTGTCGTGGCCTAGAAGAATACCATATGCACTAGTTTCCCATTGTAATTGTATGTATTTGATGCCCAATTTTGGGTTAATATGTTCCTCATGGACTAGAAGAGTACCATATGCACTAGTATCCCATTGTAATTGTATGTTTTTGATGCTCAATTTCGGGTTATCTGAGCAAACACACTATACCTACTCTCTAACTTGAAATGCTCTATCTAGATTATAATGTGGTTTTTTGTTCTTTTCACTAACCACTTCTTGTCTGGTTTGCAGGGAGGTTTTCCACTGCCAGATGTTTTGTCAGTAAATTGTACATCCCTTGCCAATACATCAGATATTTTCACCAAGGTAGGATGATCCAAAGCATATATTATTGAAGTCTTGTTTGCTTGTTTGACTGACTGAATGACTGGTTCTAATAGATACTTGGGTTAAGCCCTTCACGGGGAAGAAGGGTTTTGGCAACACCCTTGCAACAACTTCAGAACATGTATTCACAGAAATCTTCTACCAGGAATATGATGTAAGACATATGCTTGTTTATTAAATATATACACCCAGGTGGTTTTTTTTTTGGGTAGCGATAAATGGCACACATATATCATTTGTAGTGCTGCTTGTTTTTGAATATTTTGGATGTTACCAAAGTTTGACATATGTATGGATTTGTGTTAATAGGTTGATAGTTGCTGATGAGTTAGATTACCTAATAACCAGAGACCGGGCTGTGCTCCATGACCTTTTTATGCTTACCACCTTCCCATTTGCCAGATGTATATTAATAGGTAAATTGCTTACAAGATGTAAAATTGTTTGACTCTATTTTTGGTCATATTTTGTAATTTAAAGGCTTCAGCTTATTCTGAATCATGCTTTTGTTTGTTAAGGGGTAGCAAATGCTATTGACCTAGCTGATCGATTTCTTCCAAGGCTTACATCTCTAAATTGTGAGTAAATCAAGTCAATAAGTTTCTATGATGAGCTTTTGTTTCATTTTAAactatttggtgattgtatctcaATGGCATTAACAATCGAGTTTAACCTTATGTGTAACATTGTTTGACTGTAATTTTTCTTTTGGCTTTTAGTTTTTTAATTTCTTCCTTTCTTCATGTTCCAGGCAAGCCTACTGTTGTAACTTTTCGTGCCTACTCTAAAGATCAAATCCTTAGGATTCTTGAAGAAAGGCTAAATGTAAGTTCATTGCTATTAAATTTAAGGTTGTTCTCATGTCCACCTCAAATAATTTATAATAGAAACATACAACATTTTTGCTTTATCATAGATATTATGTCTAGACTATGATTTGAATATGCatctttatggtgactgaagaaaaaataaaccaaaagTTAAATTTCTGCCTGTTGATTTTTCCCCTTTTACTAATAGCTATTTTTCACAATCAGGAACTTCCTTACACTGTCTTTCAACGTCAAGCACTAGAACTATGTGCTAGGGTAAGTCCATTTGTCAATGTCTCTGCAAGTTTACATTTGCTGTTGTCCTGTAATGCCTTTATTTAGGATACTAAATCACATAAAAACTGTATAAATCTCTTAAACTTAAAGCAAATACCATCTTGTTAATTGATTTTAGAAGTTTTGCCAGATTTTACATTTGCCACTTCATCTGTAGAGGATAGAGATAATCAGATCATTTAGTTCAACTATTATCTTACTACATTTAAAAATGTAAAATGTATTCAATGTAACACCCGAGAAAAGTATTCAATATACCATGGATAGTACACAAGTATGAACCATTACTTGCTTACTCCTGAATTTGTTCCTTTTGCAGATTATACTTTGCTCGTCCATGAAACATTTCTGTGGATCTAAGAAAGATACAATCCTTGGAGAGGTGCTCTTTACAGCTTTTGAATTTACAAAAATTAAATGATTCctcttattttaaaatatatattgattCTTAAGGTTCTAATAATCTTGCAGCTGTATAAATCTTACTCTGAGTTATGCAAATCATCATTGATTCCCCCAACAGGAATCTTGGAATTCTCAAACATGTGCAGAGTGCTTAATGACCAGGTATCTGAAACAAAGCAGTACAGAAGTTGATTATGGATTTCTAGATGTAGCTTTCTGCCATTGATTATGAATATTCCGATGAAGCAAAGTGGCAATAAGTAAAATGATGAAACATAATATAACTGCAGGGGCTCATTAAACTAGGACCATCACGAGAGGATAAATTGAAAAGGGTAACACCAAAAGTTGACGAGGCTGATATTACATTTGCATTGCAGGTAACATTTAGGGCCTTGTATAGTTTTATTTTTACATTTTCTTTCTGAATTTCCAGTAACATTTCTATGTTATTTAAATTTCATGACACAGGGAATCCGATTTTTTAGAAATTGTCTTCAATGATCCACTCATGATTGGTGATTTTGGTTTAGCATGATGTGAGACAGTAGATAATTAGTTTTATGTTCTCCACTCCATAGATAAAAGGTTGGAAGCCCTTGCTTTTACATGCCTTCGATTTTTCTTAAATGCAACTCATGCTTTCGCCACTAAACTTCACAAATCTAAGTATTTTGGTTTTATGTTCTATTGCAGATTATTTCATTATATATGAAATTGCTTGGAAGTTGGGAAGAATTTTCAGCTGACAAGCAACAGTTGTGATAAGATATTCAGATTATTTGTTTTCCTAGAGAGCAATGCAAGCAGAGGAAGAAAGCATGATTTTATCTCTggttttattcaaaattttggaAGCTTAGTTACAACATTAAACTTATTCTTTTCTCATCAACAATAAAAGCTAAATAGCCTTGCTGGTAAGGGGGGTGTAGTTACATAGGTCAGAATTTATCACCCCATTAAATGATTCTTTTCTCAActtgaaatttcaaaattgtcAATGAAGGTTTAGTAATATCTGATTTTGTTATCCTGAGATATTCGAAAGGTGATTACCATCGTCTATGTTTTACGTTCTCTTGTAAGCCTTCACAATTTAAATCCCAAGTACCTAATACAATTAATTTGACAAAAAAATTACtcattttttattaccaaatcaCGAGTTCATTCAGTTAACTCAATAGGATGTTCGTGTTGTGTCATCACAACACCCATTTCCAATAACAAGTAAAAATATACTGCTGTAACTCTATCTAACAGAGGACAAAATAGTTTCTGACAGTTTTAATATGGGACAAAATAGTCCCAAAATAGTCCCTGATAATTCTAACAAGGAACAAAATGATCTCTGATTCCTTTATTCGAAAATGACActgttctttttcaatttttatcatATTTCGCATAACCTTAACATTTATACTCTCCTTTTTTACTTTtacagtcttttttttttttcatttttttctttcctccTCTTTAACTCCAAGATTAAGCTATGGTATAATTGTCACACGTGTCGCACCTATCTCAACATGTCATGGACTATACACTTCCTAAATTTTTGTGATTGGTACATCTACCTCATCTGCACTTCACCCACCAAAAGCATCCACTTCCACGTTTTCGACAACATCACCTCTAACCTCGACACATCCACGACATCCTTaagaccaagttccacaactaCTCCAAGGGCACGCCTTTCTCCACTCTCTGGCAAGCAGTATATATTGTTGGACGTTAGGACATCATGAGAAAATTTTCCttcgacatcatatgcaaattctcatttaAAAGACAccgagtgcttcattccttcttttTCAGAGTCTAAATTGTTAGACAGCTTCAACCTTGCATCCAAGTTATTAGTACAACGAGCAATGTCGCCGTTGCCGTTCATATGGAAACTGAAGCGATTACTGAACATTGGTTCAAAGAAGAAGCGGTAGGAAGCGATCGGAGTGGTGGACAATGTGGTCATGGAGATGATAGGGTAGAGGAGGAGGGAGATGGCAATGACGACGACGGGTCTTAACAAATCAGACTTGCTGTCTAGATTCATGGGATCCATTCGAAGACGATAACTAGTTGAGAGACAGGCATTAGTTTTCCGAGTATGAATTAGTTGAGAACAAgttgagaattttttttcttgtgaacattAAATTTATAGAGTGTGCATTGTGTAGTTTGAAGTGTTAGATTGCTAGTGTTATAcgagatatgatggaaattgAGAGAGAACAGTGTCGTTTCCGAACAGAGGAGAttagggaccattttgtcccctgttagagttgtcaatgactattttgtcctccgttagagTTAACAGAGTAAAAGACGTAAGTGACTGACGGAATTAATTGTTAaggaccaatcgagtaattaattttagttggggactaaagtgtccagactgaaattctttgaggaccaaaataggTATatactctttattttatttaaagattgCAGAAAGAAAATTTATTATAGACGTTATGCGAATAAATGTAAAACTCGCATACGCGACTCTAACGCGGAAACCATGATGTTACATTCTACCTTCCTTACAGAAAATTTTGCCGTCAAAATTTTCTTTacctgtaaaaaaaaaaaaaagagtcaagcGGGCTAGCCCGCCAACCCGCCAATCCGCCATAAAGTGGGGCGGGCTAGCATTTTGAACCCATTTTAATTGGCGGGGCGGGCCGGTCCGCCCCGTTTATGAGGCGGGCCTAGGCGGGGCAGGGCGGGCCGGCCCGCTTTGCCATCcctacattctaccctccttaaagaaaattttgccctcaaaattttctTTACTTGCAAATAGGTGAGGATAGTCCGCTCACATCTCGTCTTCTAGCTCCTAGGTATGCCCAACTTCAGCGTTGAATCCCCACGCTACTTTGAACAAAGAAACTGTTTGCCCTCATAGCTGCTTACTGCTCTTATCGACGATCTCAACCGGGGTTGCTGGGTATGTTAGATCGTTCTGCAATTGTATTGTCTTGGGTCCCCAGACATGAGTCTTGTCGGGATTATATTTCTTAAGCTGAGAGACATggaaaacatcatgaaggttggACAGGAAAGGTGGAAGAACGATTTATACGCGAATGGACTAATTCTCCTAAGGATCTGAAAAGGACCAACGTACCTAGGGTTTAGCTTCTTGGTTCTAAGGGTGCGACCTATACCGGTGGTAGGACTCGCTTTTAAGAAAACATGTTCACTCTCCCTAAATTCTAAAGGCTTACATCTATTATCAGCATAGCTCTTTTGTCGACTATGTTCCGTCTGAATCTCTCGCGAATTTTCTTGATCTAAGCGGTTGTTTCCTGCACCAAATTCAAACCCAACGcactatgttttttttttcttggtgccaacatagcggagattggcaCCGTCGTCCATAAAGAGCTTCATAGGGGGCCATTCCAATACTTTGTTGATAACTGTTGTTGTAGATAAATTCTACCAACGCCAATTGCTTGTCCTAGTTTTCCTGCTATTCCATTACACATGATCTCAGTATATCTTCTAATATTTGAATTGTTCGTTCTGACAAGTCAAGCATTTCGATACAAATTCCGTCACATCCCTCTTAAGTCTCGGCCACCACAACATACTCTTCAAATCTTGGTACATCTTAGTCGTATCCGGATGCATTAAACATTTACTCTGATGGGCCTCCGTCAAAATTTTCTAATGTTTGAATTGGTgtgcgaatatctggagatctcGGCCTCCGTGAATGTCTTCTTATATCTCTTCCTACTGACCAACCCTTCTCACGAAGGAAAGACAAAAAAGGGGTATGTGTCTTTCCGGACCGTTCAGGGTCGTAGGATATTCGGCCTTTTCGAAGATTCTTTTCACCACTTCAAGAGCACTTTCTTTAAGGTAAGGCCTACCCCAGACCACCACCCATTTTGGCTTACCTTGGAGGGAGAAAGGAAAATCCCGACTTATTGGAGTCTCGGGGCGGGCTCAGACTATTTGATAAAGGAGACTTACATGGGGATGAGCGAAGAAAATCGCCGAATTGCCGACGTGTTGTTGGCAATTTTTGGTTCTAAGAATCTAAATCATCATCTAGTGTTAGGGGATCGGGAGGTCGGTCGTGCCCAGGTTGGTAGGTCATCACCTTATTTTCTCAGTGATTTCCCTTCCGTTTCTTTCAAAGCTGCTTGTTACTAAATTGTTTGTCTTCATTGTAGTTGCCATGGCTGAAGGAAAGACCACCATGGAGGACCTCGTAGCCCACTTCCTTGGTGGCAGCGACAACGACGACTCCTCCGCGACTCATTCTGAGGCCCCGGGCCAAGATGCCGTTGGGGAAAATAGTGGTCAAGCCGCTGCTGAGGATCAGGATAACGTTCCGCCCGAGAACCCTCAGGGCATTGCTGTGGAGGAGCTGTTTCTGGAGCAGGAGGCTATTCCCGAGGCGGATCCTGATCTGACCATCGTCCCTACCCCCAAGAGGCAAAGAGTGGACTCCAAGAAGTCTCTGACTGTAATGGAGAGGAGCTTTGACGCCGGTGGCTTTATCGACTCCCATCTCCTCCCAGGGACTGAGGACTTCTTCCTAGAGGAAGACCTTGCTGCCCAGGCCAACTGGACCTACCGTAGCCTTCTCCGAGTCGCCGCTATCGCCAGGAAGGTGGAACCTGTTCTGGCTCAGCACTAGGCACTAGAAGGGAAACTTCATGCGGCCCAAAAGGACATTGCCAACTTAAAGGCCCGGGAAGAGTCTCTGAAGACCCTGCTTgctgagaaggagaagaaggCGGAGGAGGACGCCTCCGAGATTAACAGACTGGTGGTGTGATCTCTCCCTCTCTAAGGATTTGAACACTGCTCGGGGTCAAGCCATTTCTGCATAGGCCAGGGTTACAAACTTGAAGCAAAAACTAAAGGAATTGGGCGAGAAACATAGCGAGATCGAGAGGTCGGCCCAGGCTGCCCAACAAGAGGTCGTCGCCTTGAAAAAGAGGAACAAGGAAATAGTGAGGGATGCGACGAAGGTCGTCTGGGCTACCAAGGAAGGGATCAAAGCTCAAATCGCCGTCCTTGCTCCTGACCTTGACACTTCTTTGGTTGGGGATTTTAAGAAGGTCCAAGATGGCAAGATTGTGGACATTCCGAAGAAGGCGGGAGCCCCTCAGTAGCTGCACCTTTATTGCTTTGTCTTGCTTGTATTTTGTTCATATTTTGTAACTTATTGGGCCGATGTGTTGCCCTGGTTGTACAACAAACTTATTAGGCCGGTGCGTTGCCCTCGTTTTGTAACAACTTTATTTCATTCGCCTTATCATCTGGTTGGTACATTTTTATATTGCATGTAGGCCGATTAGTTACCTTTGAAAAAATGTTTAATTTGCTATCTTCTAGCCTCATGGCTTGGTGGGTAGGCCGTAAAATTCGCTTGTCGAATATTTGATGCAAAAggggctcccggggtgatcagccCCGGTTCACCGTGTAAGAAAATAGTAGTGCTAAGAATGAGTGGATTGACAATGTAACGTTCATGGTATTTATAATGAAACGAGTTACCGAGGTAGCAAACTAAATGATAACAACAAAAACGAGATAACAAAATGACAAATAATAATGAACGAAATAAGCTAATGAACGAAAGGAAGTGATAATATACGATAACACACTGTGGGCTGGCGGGTCGCCTCTCAGGGGTAGAATCTCTTTAAATTCATTGCATTCCATGTCTTAGGTACCTCGGTCCCATTCAGGTGCTCCAACTTGTAAGCTCCTTTGCCAAGTACTTCTTTCACCCTATACGGGCCTTCCTAGTTGGCTGCCAACTTCCCTTCCCCTGGAGTCGGTGGCCCGATATTGTTTTGTCGCAACACGAGGTCGCCTGCTTCAAAGTCCCTCTTCAGTACTTGGGCGTTGTATCTTAAGGCTATCCTTTGTTTTAACGCGGTCTCCATTAGGTGGGCCATCTCCCTGGTTTCGTCAATTAGATCTTTCTCCATCGCTTCTTTCGAGCTACCAAGGAGTAACCTCGGGCTTGGTTCTCCGATTTTGACTGGGATCACCACGTCGACCCCGTAGGTGAGCCTGAACGGGTCTCGTTGGTAGAAGATTGGGGGTCGTCCTTTACGACCATAGGACCGAAGCGAGCTCCTCTGCCCAGGAGCCTTTTTTTCTGGTCTAAGCGCTTCTTTAGGCCCTGAAGGATAACCTTATTTGCTGCTTCCACCTAGCCATTACTTTGCGAGTGCTCGACTGAAGAGAACTTCTGCTTGACTTCCAACCCTGAAAGGAACTCCCCGAACTTCCTGTCTGCAAACTGTGTCCCGTTGTCCGAAATCACGACTTCGGGATTCCAAACCTGGAGATCACTTGCCTCCACATAAATTTACGACAGTTAGCCAATGATATACTGGCCAatggttctgcctcgatccacttggTATAGTAGTCGGTGGCTACTATTAAGTACTTGACTTGTCCTGGACCGACAGGAAACGGGCCCAAAAGGTTGACTCCCCACTAGGCAAAAGGTTGAGCGGCCATTATCGAACCGAGCTCCGTTGCTGGGCACTTGTGGAAGTTAGCGTTCTCTTGACATTTTTTGCACTTTTTCACGAATTCCTGGACATCTTCCATCATGGATGGCCAGTAGTAGCCGGTCCTAACGAGATTTCAGGCTAACGCTTTTCCCCCAATATGGTGTCCACAACATCCTTC includes:
- the LOC107606919 gene encoding cell division control protein 6 homolog B encodes the protein MPAIADPNTHKRKLRSYAPPRAESPSPSPPKWKSPRPSAIASPHSAANGNEIVADENQGVLRKPDLVKSLWNLKDGEQLRVVKEALHLATAPSAVVCREEEQDMVLGFCKSCIEHEKAGSLYICGCPGTGKSLSMEKVKEALLNWAKEGGFPLPDVLSVNCTSLANTSDIFTKILGLSPSRGRRVLATPLQQLQNMYSQKSSTRNMMLIVADELDYLITRDRAVLHDLFMLTTFPFARCILIGVANAIDLADRFLPRLTSLNCKPTVVTFRAYSKDQILRILEERLNELPYTVFQRQALELCARVSPFVNVSASLHLLLSCNAFILNLFLLQIILCSSMKHFCGSKKDTILGELYKSYSELCKSSLIPPTGILEFSNMCRVLNDQGLIKLGPSREDKLKRVTPKVDEADITFALQGIRFFRNCLQ